CGCATCGAATCGGCTACCGGTGACCGCTTGTCTGTCAGTGATTCGGTTTTAATTCAGGCCCTCCGCGAAGAAAAATCCATTGTGCTTTCAGCGCCGTTTATCGAAGAAAAGGGCTTGCTGGTCAGAGGACAAAACCATCAGGTTGCCTGGCTCTACGGCATGGATGACAGTCTGTTTAAGAAAATGGTCAGTCTGGATCTCCACATGGTGGCCGGTTTACAAAATGTGGCCGGGAATGAACAGGATCAGCGCGGAATGGTCATGGGGATCGCACTGGCCGATCAGTTGGATGCCATGGTTCATGATACCATTGCGGTATTGTCACCGGTTGGTTTGGATAAAGTGTTTACTCAGATGCAGGCCCCCCGTACCAAACGGTTACAGATGACCGGTATGTACCAGGTTCAGCGCGTGTACGACATCGGGTTTTCCTACATCAGCTTTGAAGCCGCCGCCGACTTATTCCGTTACCGCGATGAAATGACCGGTGTGGCGATCAGGCTGTCACCTGAAGCCGATGCAGCCGACGTGAAAGAACGGCTTCAGTCCCGGCTGGGCTCCGATTATGAAATCAGAACCTGGTATGATCTTCGCCGGAACATGTACAGCATCATGCAGTTCGAAAAATGGGGAGCTTATTTCATTCTCACCCTCCTGATTGTGATAGCTGCCTTTAACGTGGTCGGTACGCTCATGATGACCGTACTCGAAAAACGCCGGGATATCGGTATTCTCATGTCCATGGGAAGCTCACGTGAACAGATTTACCGCATTTTCCTCAATCAGGGTTTGCTGGTCGGACTGTCGGGTGTGGGAATGGGCTCACTGCTGGGTTATGGCGTGGTCTGGCTGCAGCAACTGACCGGATGGTATAAAATCCCGAATTCCGAAAACTTTATCATTGATTCCTTCCCGGTCGCAGTCGAATGGACCGATTTTCTCGCGGTTACCTCTATCTCCCTCATTCTTGCGGTTCTCTCCGCCATTTACCCGGCCCGGATGGCCACCCGCCTCGATCCCATCGAAGCGATTCGTTATGAGTGAGAAGACAGGAGTCAGGAGACAGGAGTCAGGAGACAGGATGCGGAATTCGGTCATGTTCCTGATTCCCGTCTCAGGGCAACAACTCCAACCCCAGCTCCTTTAGGAAGCCGTTGTGTGTGTCCTTCGCCTTACGGATTTCCTGCT
Above is a genomic segment from Bacteroidota bacterium containing:
- a CDS encoding ABC transporter permease; this encodes MNRFEWLIAGRYVFSRKRINLINIISVISIAGMTVGVASLIVVLSVFNGFSTLVGSLLKGLDPDIRIESATGDRLSVSDSVLIQALREEKSIVLSAPFIEEKGLLVRGQNHQVAWLYGMDDSLFKKMVSLDLHMVAGLQNVAGNEQDQRGMVMGIALADQLDAMVHDTIAVLSPVGLDKVFTQMQAPRTKRLQMTGMYQVQRVYDIGFSYISFEAAADLFRYRDEMTGVAIRLSPEADAADVKERLQSRLGSDYEIRTWYDLRRNMYSIMQFEKWGAYFILTLLIVIAAFNVVGTLMMTVLEKRRDIGILMSMGSSREQIYRIFLNQGLLVGLSGVGMGSLLGYGVVWLQQLTGWYKIPNSENFIIDSFPVAVEWTDFLAVTSISLILAVLSAIYPARMATRLDPIEAIRYE